The following proteins are encoded in a genomic region of Brachypodium distachyon strain Bd21 chromosome 1, Brachypodium_distachyon_v3.0, whole genome shotgun sequence:
- the LOC106865376 gene encoding uncharacterized protein LOC106865376 has protein sequence MAGVLYLPANPNQAPNSASSLRPPPPSIPGVVHFRTRLVPRRARARARIHLPAAFGRGSPAAAATERREKDHYATLNVRRDATLQEVKSAYRALARKYHPDMNKSPGAEEKFKEISAAYEILSDEEKRSLYDRFGETGLGGDYGRGDTDAHGIDPYELFNAFFGGADKFFGDSMGPGQFHYSSKVKDKRGLDIRYDLLLPFEASILGGKREISIFRGETCGTCHGSGAKSSNCIIECTQCRGQGRSMKTQQTPFGTVSQIASCLNCDGSGKVITERCINCYGLGKVQVERTIKVDIPGGIEDGSAIRVTGGGSVDKQRGLSGDLYIFVRVNKKQGIHRDGLNLYSDVMIDYTDAILGTTVKVETIEGFKDLYIPPGIQPGEELKFVQLGAPDIKKPNNRGDHNFVIKVKIPKNISDQARSLVEELAALKKTQGNSVPGDETINQGNLRNRSHPSLARKKMSFWGSVRNMFRGDEGDQRFASISAQSVIPHWSSRQGMYPAVRLLEGCLMITAFLFMIGRTWKFRSIFSSEVVGRRSSNKRS, from the exons ATGGCCGGCGTGCTTTACCTCCCCGCGAACCCAAACCAGGCGCCTaactccgcctcctccctccgcccaccgccgccttcCATTCCCGGCGTGGTCCACTTCCGTACCCGCCTGGTCCCTcgccgtgcccgcgcccgcgcccgaaTCCATCTCCCCGCCGCGTTCGGGAGGGGgtcgcccgcggcggcggcgaccgagCGCAGAGAGAAGGACCACTACGCCACGCTGAATGTCCGCCGGGACGCCACCCTGCAGGAGGTCAAGAGCGCGTACCGAGCTCTCGCGCGCAAG TACCACCCGGACATGAACAAGAGCCCTGGGGCAGAAGAAAAGTTTAAGGAGATAAGTGCTGCATATGAG ATTCTATCGGATGAAGAGAAAAGATCTTTGTATGACCGCTTTGGAGAAACAGGACTTGGTGGAGATTATGGACGTGGAGATACTGATGCACATGGG atTGATCCATATGAACTCTTCAATGCATTCTTTGGTGGTGCTGACAAGTTTTTTGGGGATAGCATGGGTCCAGGGCAGTTTCATTACAGTTCAAAAGTCAAGGACAAGAGGGGACTTGATATCCG CTAtgatcttctccttccttttgAAGCATCAATCCTTGGAGGCAAGCGGGAGATCAGTATTTTCCGTGGCGAAACCTGTGGCACTTGCCATGGATCTGGAGCTAAATCTAGCAATTGCATAATTGAATGTACCCAATGCAGAGGTCAAGGCAGGTCAATGAAAACTCAGCAGACGCCATTTGGTACAGTATCTCAG ATAGCTTCTTGCCTAAATTGTGATGGCAGTGGGAAGGTAATTACTGAACGTTGCATAAACTGCTATGGTTTAGGCAAAGTCCAAGTTGAACGAACTATAAAAGTAGATATCCCAGGAGGTATTGAGGATGGCTCTGCCATTCGAGTTACTGGAGGAGGTAGTGTTGATAAGCAAAG GGGTCTAAGTGGTGACCTGTATATATTTGTTCGTGTTAACAAAAAACAGGGCATCCACAGAGATGGTCTCAATTTGTACTCAGACGTCATGATTGATTACACTGATGCCATATTAGGAACGACAGTGAAG GTCGAGACAATCGAAGGATTCAAGGATCTTTATATTCCTCCTGGAATTCAGCCTGGGGAGGAGTTGAAATTTGTCCAACTGGGAGCTCCGGATATTAAGAAACCTAATAATAGAGGAGATCACAACTTTGTGATAAAGGTTAAGATCCCGAAGAATATCAG TGACCAGGCACGTTCACTAGTTGAAGAGCTTGCCGCACTAAAGAAAACTCAGGGTAATTCAGTTCCAGGCGATG AAACTATAAACCAAGGAAACTTGAGAAATAGAAGCCATCCTTCTTTGGCAAGGAAGAAAATGTCATTTTGGGGATCTGTCAGGAATATGtttag GGGTGACGAAGGGGACCAGAGATTTGCTTCAATCAGTGCACAATCTGTTATTCCACATTGGAGTTCTCGACAAGGAATGTATCCTGCTGTCCGATTGTTAGAAGGATGCTTAATGATCACAGCATTCTTATTCATGATAGGCAGAACATGGAAATTCAGATCTATTTTTTCTTCCGAAGTGGTAGGAAGGCGCAGCTCAAACAAAAGAAGCTGA
- the LOC100825343 gene encoding probable peroxygenase 3, which produces MTERVRTTEHYCTFLSASNAVVMTTLQVPPPIARLPTVRSRRLAFLQIQRSSKFGPPPVTMSSSSDPSLATEAPHAAVTAERKLNIDLQEQLPKPYLARAMAAVDPSHQQGTRGRDTRGMSVLQQHAAFFDRNGDGVIYPWETFQGLRAIGLGYASSVGTAMLLHLVLTYPTQPGWIPSPVLSIHIKNMHKGKHGSDSETYDTEGRFDPSKFDAIFSKFGQTRPNALTEDEINTMLKHNRNMYDFLGWSAAILEWKTLYKVAKDKEGLLQREVVRGAFDGSLFERLQDSKKSS; this is translated from the exons ATGACGGAAAGAGTACGGACTACGGAGCACTACTGCACATTTCTTTCGGCCAGCAACGCCGTTGTTATGACAACCCTACAAGTACCACCACCTATTGCGAGGCTCCCCACCGTGCGCTCTCGACGCCTCGCCTTTCTCCAAATCCAAAG ATCCTCCAAATttgggccgccgccggtaacCATGTCCTCGTCATCGGATCCGTCTCTGGCCACTGAGGCGCCCCACGCGGCTGTCACGGCGGAGCGGAAGCTCAACATCGACCTGCAGGAGCAGCTTCCGAAACCAT ATCTCGCGAGagcgatggcggcggtggaccCGAGCCACCAGCAGGGCACGAGAGGGCGCGACACCCGCGGGATGAGCGTGCTCCAGCAGCACGCCGCCTTCTTCGACCGCAACGGCGATGGGGTCATCTACCCATGGGAGACCTTCCAAG GCCTGCGAGCAATAGGGCTTGGGTACGCTTCATCCGTCGGGACCGCCATGCTCCTCCACCTCGTCCTCACTTATCCTACTCAGCCG GGATGGATCCCTTCCCCTGTGCTCTCAATCCATATAAAGAACATGCACAAGGGCAAGCATGGGAGTGATTCAGAAACATATGATACTGAAGGGAG GTTTGATCCATCAAAATTTGATGCTATATTCAGCAAGTTTGGTCAAACACGACCAAATGCTTTGACAGAGGATGAGATCAACACCATGCTTAAACACAACCGTAATATGTATGATTTTCTGGGTTG GTCCGCTGCCATCCTCGAATGGAAGACTCTGTACAAAGTGGCAAAGGATAAAGAGGGATTGCTGCAACGGGAAGTCGTAAGGGGCGCCTTCGATGGCAGCCTGTTCGAGCGACTACAGGATAGCAAAAAGTCTTCTTAA